One genomic region from Streptomyces sp. Li-HN-5-11 encodes:
- the rplL gene encoding 50S ribosomal protein L7/L12, with translation MVALTQDELLAEFEGMTLIQLSEFVKAFEEKFDVTAAAAAVVAGPAGPAAAAPVEEEKDEFDVVLTGAGDKKIQVIKVVRELTSLGLKEAKDLVDGAPKPVLEKVNKEAADKAKEALEGAGASVEVK, from the coding sequence ATCGTGGCTCTCACCCAGGACGAACTGCTCGCCGAGTTCGAGGGCATGACCCTCATCCAGCTCTCCGAGTTCGTGAAGGCGTTCGAGGAGAAGTTCGACGTCACCGCCGCCGCCGCGGCCGTCGTCGCGGGCCCGGCCGGCCCGGCCGCCGCCGCCCCGGTCGAGGAGGAGAAGGACGAGTTCGACGTCGTCCTCACCGGCGCCGGCGACAAGAAGATCCAGGTCATCAAGGTCGTGCGCGAGCTGACCTCCCTGGGCCTGAAGGAGGCCAAGGACCTGGTCGACGGTGCGCCGAAGCCGGTTCTGGAGAAGGTCAACAAGGAGGCCGCGGACAAGGCCAAGGAGGCCCTCGAGGGCGCCGGCGCCTCCGTCGAGGTCAAGTAA
- the rpoB gene encoding DNA-directed RNA polymerase subunit beta, with translation MAASRNASTANTNNGASTAPLRISFAKIKEPLEVPNLLALQTESFDWLLGNTAWQSRVEEALENGQDVPTKSGLEEIFEEISPIEDFSGSMSLTFRDHRFEPPKNSIDECKERDFTYAAPLFVTAEFTNNETGEIKSQTVFMGDFPLMTNKGTFVINGTERVVVSQLVRSPGVYFDSTIDKTSDKDIFSAKIIPSRGAWLEMEIDKRDMVGVRIDRKRKQSVTVLLKALGWTNDQILEEFGDYESMRATLEKDHTQGQDDALLDIYRKLRPGEPPTREAAQTLLENLYFNPKRYDLAKVGRYKVNKKLGTDTPLDAGILTVEDIIATIKYLVKLHAGETETTGDNGETVVVETDDIDHFGNRRLRSVGELIQNQVRTGLARMERVVRERMTTQDVEAITPQTLINIRPVVASIKEFFGTSQLSQFMDQNNPLSGLTHKRRLSALGPGGLSRERAGFEVRDVHPSHYGRMCPIETPEGPNIGLIGSLASYGRVNAFGFVETPYRKVNDGQVTDEVDYLTADEEDRFVIAQANATLTDDLRFAENRVLVRRRGGEVDYVSPEDVDYMDVSPRQMVSVATAMIPFLEHDDANRALMGANMMRQAVPLIKSEAPLVGTGMEYRSAVDAGDVVKAEKAGVVQEVSADYITTANDDGTYITYRLAKFARSNQGTSVNQKVIVNEGDRVIEGQVLADGPATQNGEMALGKNLLVAFMPWEGHNYEDAIILSQRLVQDDVLSSIHIEEHEVDARDTKLGPEEITRDIPNVSEEVLADLDERGIIRIGAEVIAGDILVGKVTPKGETELTPEERLLRAIFGEKAREVRDTSLKVPHGETGKVIGVRVFDREEGDELPPGVNQLVRVYVAQKRKITDGDKLAGRHGNKGVISKILPIEDMPFLEDGTPVDIILNPLGVPSRMNPGQVLEIHLGWLASRGWDVSGLAEEWAQRLQAIGADQVDPGTNVATPVFDGAREDELAGLLQHTIPNRDGERMVLPTGKARLFDGRSGEPFPDPISVGYMYILKLHHLVDDKLHARSTGPYSMITQQPLGGKAQFGGQRFGEMEVWALEAYGAAYALQELLTIKSDDVTGRVKVYEAIVKGENIPEPGIPESFKVLIKEMQSLCLNVEVLSSDGMSIEMRDTDEDVFRAAEELGIDLSRREPSSVEEV, from the coding sequence TTGGCCGCCTCGCGCAACGCCTCGACCGCGAATACGAACAACGGCGCCAGCACCGCCCCGCTGCGCATTTCCTTTGCAAAGATCAAGGAGCCTCTCGAGGTTCCGAACCTGCTCGCGCTGCAGACCGAGAGCTTCGACTGGCTGCTCGGGAACACCGCCTGGCAGAGTCGGGTCGAGGAGGCTCTGGAGAACGGTCAGGACGTCCCCACCAAGTCCGGCCTCGAGGAGATCTTCGAGGAGATCTCCCCGATCGAGGACTTCTCCGGGTCGATGTCGCTGACGTTCCGGGACCACCGCTTCGAGCCGCCGAAGAACTCGATCGACGAGTGCAAGGAGCGCGACTTCACGTACGCCGCCCCGCTCTTCGTCACGGCCGAGTTCACCAACAACGAGACCGGTGAGATCAAGTCCCAGACGGTCTTCATGGGCGACTTCCCGCTCATGACGAACAAGGGCACCTTCGTCATCAACGGCACCGAGCGTGTCGTGGTGTCTCAGCTGGTCCGTTCCCCCGGTGTCTACTTCGACTCCACCATCGACAAGACATCCGACAAGGACATCTTCTCCGCCAAGATCATCCCCTCCCGGGGCGCCTGGCTGGAGATGGAGATCGACAAGCGCGACATGGTCGGTGTCCGCATCGACCGCAAGCGCAAGCAGTCCGTCACGGTCCTGCTGAAGGCGCTCGGCTGGACCAACGACCAGATCCTCGAGGAGTTCGGCGACTACGAGTCGATGCGCGCCACCCTGGAGAAGGACCACACCCAGGGCCAGGACGACGCACTGCTCGACATCTACCGCAAGCTGCGCCCGGGCGAGCCCCCCACGCGTGAGGCCGCGCAGACGCTGCTCGAGAACCTGTACTTCAACCCCAAGCGCTACGACCTCGCCAAGGTCGGCCGCTACAAGGTCAACAAGAAGCTGGGTACGGACACCCCGCTGGACGCGGGCATCCTGACCGTCGAGGACATCATCGCGACGATCAAGTACCTGGTGAAGCTGCACGCCGGCGAGACCGAGACGACCGGCGACAACGGCGAGACGGTGGTCGTCGAGACCGACGACATCGACCACTTCGGCAACCGCCGCCTGCGCAGCGTCGGCGAGCTCATCCAGAACCAGGTCCGTACGGGTCTGGCGCGTATGGAGCGCGTCGTGCGTGAGCGCATGACGACCCAGGACGTCGAGGCGATCACGCCGCAGACCCTGATCAACATCCGGCCGGTCGTCGCCTCCATCAAGGAGTTCTTCGGCACCAGCCAGCTGTCCCAGTTCATGGACCAGAACAACCCGCTGTCGGGGCTGACGCACAAGCGCCGTCTGTCCGCCCTCGGCCCGGGTGGTCTCTCCCGTGAGCGGGCCGGCTTCGAGGTCCGTGACGTGCACCCGTCGCACTACGGCCGTATGTGCCCGATCGAGACGCCGGAAGGCCCGAACATCGGTCTGATCGGCTCGCTCGCCTCCTACGGCCGGGTCAACGCGTTCGGTTTCGTCGAGACCCCGTACCGCAAGGTCAACGACGGCCAGGTCACCGACGAGGTCGACTACCTCACGGCCGACGAGGAGGACCGCTTCGTCATCGCGCAGGCCAACGCCACGCTGACGGACGACCTCCGCTTCGCCGAGAACCGCGTCCTGGTCCGCCGCCGCGGCGGTGAGGTCGACTACGTCAGCCCCGAGGACGTGGACTACATGGACGTCTCGCCGCGCCAGATGGTGTCGGTCGCGACCGCCATGATCCCGTTCCTCGAGCACGACGACGCCAACCGTGCCCTCATGGGCGCGAACATGATGCGTCAGGCCGTTCCGCTCATCAAGAGCGAGGCCCCGCTCGTCGGCACCGGCATGGAGTACCGCTCCGCGGTCGACGCCGGCGACGTGGTCAAGGCCGAGAAGGCCGGTGTGGTCCAGGAGGTCTCCGCGGACTACATCACCACCGCCAACGACGACGGCACCTACATCACCTACCGGCTGGCCAAGTTCGCCCGCTCCAACCAGGGCACCTCGGTCAACCAGAAGGTCATCGTCAACGAGGGCGACCGCGTCATCGAGGGCCAGGTCCTCGCCGACGGTCCGGCCACCCAGAACGGCGAGATGGCGCTCGGCAAGAACCTGCTGGTCGCGTTCATGCCGTGGGAGGGTCACAACTACGAGGACGCGATCATCCTGTCGCAGCGCCTCGTGCAGGACGACGTCCTCTCCTCGATCCACATCGAGGAGCACGAGGTCGACGCCCGTGACACCAAGCTCGGCCCCGAGGAGATCACCCGGGACATCCCGAACGTCTCCGAGGAGGTCCTCGCCGACCTCGACGAGCGCGGCATCATCCGCATCGGCGCCGAGGTCATCGCCGGTGACATCCTCGTCGGCAAGGTCACCCCGAAGGGTGAGACCGAGCTGACGCCGGAGGAGCGCCTGCTGCGCGCGATCTTCGGTGAGAAGGCCCGTGAGGTCCGCGACACCTCGCTGAAGGTGCCGCACGGCGAGACCGGCAAGGTCATCGGCGTGCGCGTCTTCGACCGCGAGGAGGGCGACGAGCTTCCCCCCGGTGTGAACCAGCTGGTGCGCGTGTACGTGGCGCAGAAGCGCAAGATCACCGACGGTGACAAGCTCGCCGGCCGCCACGGCAACAAGGGTGTCATCTCCAAGATCCTGCCGATCGAGGACATGCCGTTCCTGGAGGACGGCACCCCGGTCGACATCATCCTCAACCCGCTGGGTGTCCCGTCCCGAATGAACCCGGGACAGGTCCTGGAGATCCACCTCGGCTGGCTCGCCAGCCGCGGCTGGGACGTCTCCGGCCTCGCGGAGGAGTGGGCGCAGCGCCTCCAGGCGATCGGCGCCGACCAGGTCGACCCGGGCACGAACGTCGCGACCCCCGTCTTCGACGGTGCGCGCGAGGACGAGCTCGCGGGTCTGCTGCAGCACACGATCCCGAACCGGGACGGCGAGCGCATGGTGCTCCCGACCGGTAAGGCGCGGCTGTTCGACGGCCGTAGCGGTGAGCCGTTCCCGGACCCGATCTCGGTCGGCTACATGTACATCCTGAAGCTGCACCACCTGGTCGACGACAAGCTGCACGCCCGCTCGACCGGTCCGTACTCGATGATCACCCAGCAGCCGCTGGGTGGTAAGGCGCAGTTCGGCGGTCAGCGGTTCGGCGAGATGGAGGTGTGGGCCCTCGAGGCCTACGGCGCCGCGTACGCCCTCCAGGAGCTGCTGACCATCAAGTCCGACGACGTCACCGGCCGCGTGAAGGTCTACGAGGCCATCGTCAAGGGCGAGAACATCCCCGAGCCCGGCATCCCCGAGTCCTTCAAGGTGCTCATCAAGGAGATGCAGTCTCTCTGCCTGAACGTGGAGGTGCTGTCCAGCGACGGTATGTCCATCGAGATGCGCGACACCGACGAGGATGTCTTCCGCGCTGCGGAGGAGCTCGGCATCGACCTGTCCCGGCGCGAGCCGAGCAGCGTCGAAGAGGTCTGA
- a CDS encoding DNA-directed RNA polymerase subunit beta', translated as MLDVNFFDELRIGLATADDIRQWSHGEVKKPETINYRTLKPEKDGLFCEKIFGPTRDWECYCGKYKRVRFKGIICERCGVEVTRAKVRRERMGHIELAAPVTHIWYFKGVPSRLGYLLDLAPKDLEKVIYFAAYMITYVDEERRTRDLPSLEAHVSVERQQIEQRRDADLEARAKKLEADLAELEAEGAKADVRRKVREGAEREMKQLRDRAQREIDRLDEVWTRFKNLKVQDLEGDELLYRELRDRFGTYFDGSMGAAALQKRLESFDLEEEAERLREIIRTGKGQKKTRALKRLKVVSAFLQTSNSPKGMVLDCVPVIPPDLRPMVQLDGGRFATSDLNDLYRRVINRNNRLKRLLDLGAPEIIVNNEKRMLQEAVDALFDNGRRGRPVTGPGNRPLKSLSDMLKGKQGRFRQNLLGKRVDYSARSVIVVGPQLKLHQCGLPKAMALELFKPFVMKRLVDLNHAQNIKSAKRMVERGRTVVYDVLEEVIAEHPVLLNRAPTLHRLGIQAFEPQLVEGKAIQIHPLVCTAFNADFDGDQMAVHLPLSAEAQAEARILMLSSNNILKPADGRPVTMPTQDMVLGLFFLTTDSEMRDVKGEGRAFGSAAEAIMAFDAGELSLQSRVDIRFPVGTIPPRGWTPPAREEGEPEWQQGDSFRLNTTLGRALFNELLPEDYPFVDYEVGKKQLSEIVNDLAERYPKVIVAATLDNLKAAGFYWATRSGVTVAISDVVVPEAKKEIVAKWEAADEKIQKQYERGLITKDERTQELIGIWTNATNEVAEAMNDNFPKTNPIFMMVNSGARGNMMQMRQIAGMRGLVSNAKNETIPRPIKASFREGLSVLEYFISTHGARKGLADTALRTADSGYLTRRLVDVSQDVIIREEDCGTDRGLKLHIAEVGADGVLRKAENVETSVYARCLAEDIVVDGKVLAPAGTDLGDVLIDELILQGVAEVKTRSVLTCESAVGTCAMCYGRSLATGKLVDIGEAVGIIAAQSIGEPGTQLTMRTFHTGGVAGDDITQGLPRVVELFEARTPKGVAPISEAQGRVRIEETEKTKKIVVTPDDGSDETAYPISKRARLLVSEGEHVEVGQKLTVGATNPHDVLRILGQRAVQVHLVGEVQKVYNSQGVSIHDKHIEIIIRQMLRRVTIIESGDAELLPGELVERSKFETENRRVVQEGGHPASGRPQLMGITKASLATESWLSAASFQETTRVLTDAAINAKSDSLIGLKENVIIGKLIPAGTGLSRYRNIRVEPTEEAKAAMYSAVGYDDIDYSPFGTGSGQAVPLEDYDYGPYNQ; from the coding sequence GTGCTCGACGTCAACTTCTTCGACGAGCTCCGGATCGGCCTGGCCACCGCTGACGACATCCGTCAGTGGAGCCACGGCGAGGTCAAGAAGCCCGAGACCATCAACTACCGCACCCTCAAGCCGGAAAAGGACGGACTCTTCTGCGAGAAGATCTTCGGCCCCACCCGGGACTGGGAGTGCTACTGCGGCAAGTACAAGCGTGTCCGGTTCAAGGGCATCATCTGTGAGCGCTGCGGCGTCGAGGTGACTCGCGCCAAGGTGCGCCGTGAGCGGATGGGCCACATCGAGCTGGCCGCGCCCGTCACGCACATCTGGTACTTCAAGGGCGTCCCGTCGCGCCTCGGATACCTGCTGGACCTGGCTCCGAAGGACCTGGAGAAGGTCATCTACTTCGCGGCGTACATGATCACGTACGTCGACGAGGAGCGCCGCACCCGCGACCTGCCCTCGCTGGAGGCCCACGTCTCCGTCGAGCGCCAGCAGATCGAGCAGCGCCGCGACGCCGACCTGGAGGCCCGCGCCAAGAAGCTCGAGGCCGACCTGGCCGAGCTGGAGGCCGAGGGTGCCAAGGCCGACGTGCGCCGCAAGGTGCGCGAGGGCGCCGAGCGTGAGATGAAGCAGCTGCGCGACCGCGCGCAGCGCGAGATCGACCGTCTCGACGAGGTGTGGACCCGGTTCAAGAACCTCAAGGTCCAGGACCTCGAGGGCGACGAGCTGCTCTACCGCGAGCTGCGTGACCGCTTCGGCACGTACTTCGACGGTTCGATGGGCGCCGCGGCGCTGCAGAAGCGCCTGGAGTCCTTCGACCTCGAGGAGGAGGCCGAGCGTCTCCGCGAGATCATCCGCACCGGCAAGGGCCAGAAGAAGACCCGTGCGCTGAAGCGGCTGAAGGTCGTGTCCGCGTTCCTGCAGACCTCCAACAGCCCCAAGGGCATGGTCCTCGACTGCGTCCCGGTCATCCCGCCGGACCTCCGCCCGATGGTGCAGCTGGACGGTGGCCGCTTCGCGACCTCCGACCTGAACGACCTGTACCGCCGTGTGATCAACCGCAACAACCGTCTGAAGAGGCTCCTCGACCTCGGCGCGCCCGAGATCATCGTCAACAACGAGAAGCGCATGCTTCAGGAGGCCGTTGACGCCCTCTTCGACAACGGTCGTCGCGGCCGTCCGGTGACCGGCCCCGGCAACCGCCCGCTGAAGTCCCTCAGCGACATGCTGAAGGGCAAGCAGGGCCGCTTCCGTCAGAACCTGCTCGGCAAGCGTGTCGACTACTCGGCGCGTTCCGTGATCGTCGTCGGTCCGCAGCTGAAGCTGCACCAGTGCGGTCTGCCGAAGGCGATGGCGCTGGAGCTGTTCAAGCCGTTCGTGATGAAGCGCCTGGTCGACCTGAACCACGCGCAGAACATCAAGAGCGCCAAGCGCATGGTGGAGCGCGGCCGTACGGTCGTGTACGACGTCCTCGAAGAGGTCATCGCCGAGCACCCGGTTCTGCTGAACCGTGCTCCCACCCTGCACCGCCTCGGCATCCAGGCCTTCGAGCCGCAGCTGGTCGAGGGCAAGGCCATCCAGATCCACCCGCTCGTCTGCACCGCGTTCAACGCGGACTTCGACGGTGACCAGATGGCCGTGCACCTGCCGCTGTCCGCGGAGGCGCAGGCCGAGGCCCGCATCCTGATGCTGTCCTCGAACAACATCCTCAAGCCGGCCGACGGCCGTCCGGTGACGATGCCGACCCAGGACATGGTCCTCGGTCTGTTCTTCCTCACCACGGACTCCGAGATGCGTGACGTCAAGGGCGAGGGCCGGGCCTTCGGCTCGGCGGCCGAGGCGATCATGGCGTTCGACGCCGGCGAGCTCTCGCTGCAGTCGCGCGTGGACATCCGCTTCCCGGTGGGCACCATCCCGCCGCGCGGCTGGACCCCGCCGGCCCGCGAGGAGGGCGAGCCGGAGTGGCAGCAGGGTGACAGCTTCCGGCTGAACACCACGCTGGGCCGCGCGCTCTTCAACGAGCTGCTGCCCGAGGACTACCCGTTCGTCGACTACGAGGTCGGCAAGAAGCAGCTCTCCGAGATCGTCAACGACCTCGCCGAGCGCTACCCGAAGGTCATCGTGGCGGCCACGCTCGACAACCTGAAGGCGGCCGGCTTCTACTGGGCCACCCGTTCCGGCGTCACCGTCGCCATCTCCGACGTCGTCGTTCCCGAGGCGAAGAAGGAGATCGTCGCCAAGTGGGAGGCCGCGGACGAGAAGATCCAGAAGCAGTACGAGCGCGGTCTGATCACCAAGGACGAGCGCACGCAGGAGCTCATCGGGATCTGGACCAACGCGACCAACGAGGTCGCCGAGGCGATGAACGACAACTTCCCGAAGACCAACCCGATCTTCATGATGGTGAACTCGGGCGCACGAGGCAACATGATGCAGATGCGTCAGATCGCCGGTATGCGTGGTCTGGTGTCGAACGCCAAGAACGAGACGATCCCGCGTCCGATCAAGGCGTCCTTCCGTGAGGGCCTGTCCGTGCTGGAGTACTTCATCTCCACGCACGGTGCCCGTAAGGGTCTCGCGGACACCGCTCTGCGTACCGCCGACTCGGGTTACCTCACCCGTCGTCTGGTGGACGTCTCGCAGGACGTCATCATCCGCGAGGAGGACTGCGGCACCGACCGTGGCCTCAAGCTCCACATCGCGGAGGTCGGCGCGGACGGCGTGCTGCGCAAGGCGGAGAACGTCGAGACGTCCGTGTACGCGCGCTGCCTCGCCGAGGACATCGTGGTCGACGGCAAGGTGCTGGCCCCGGCCGGAACCGACCTGGGTGACGTGCTCATCGACGAGCTCATCCTCCAGGGCGTCGCGGAGGTCAAGACCCGCTCGGTCCTGACCTGCGAGTCCGCCGTGGGTACCTGCGCGATGTGCTACGGCCGTTCGCTGGCCACCGGCAAGCTGGTCGACATCGGTGAGGCGGTCGGCATCATCGCCGCCCAGTCCATCGGTGAGCCCGGTACCCAGCTGACGATGCGTACCTTCCACACCGGTGGTGTGGCGGGTGACGACATCACCCAGGGTCTGCCCCGTGTCGTCGAGCTCTTCGAGGCCCGTACCCCGAAGGGTGTCGCCCCGATCTCCGAGGCCCAGGGCCGCGTGCGGATCGAGGAGACCGAGAAGACCAAGAAGATCGTCGTCACCCCGGACGACGGCAGCGACGAGACGGCGTACCCGATCTCGAAGCGTGCCCGGCTCCTGGTCAGCGAGGGCGAGCACGTCGAGGTGGGCCAGAAGCTCACCGTGGGTGCCACCAACCCGCACGACGTGCTGCGCATCCTGGGCCAGCGTGCCGTCCAGGTCCACCTGGTCGGCGAGGTGCAGAAGGTCTACAACTCGCAGGGTGTGTCGATCCACGACAAGCACATCGAGATCATCATCCGGCAGATGCTGCGCCGGGTGACGATCATCGAGTCCGGCGACGCCGAGCTGCTGCCCGGCGAGCTGGTCGAGCGCTCGAAGTTCGAGACCGAGAACCGTCGTGTGGTCCAGGAGGGCGGTCACCCGGCCTCCGGCCGTCCGCAGCTGATGGGTATCACCAAGGCGTCGCTGGCGACGGAGTCCTGGCTGTCGGCCGCCTCCTTCCAGGAGACGACCAGGGTCCTGACGGACGCGGCGATCAACGCCAAGTCCGACAGCCTCATCGGCCTCAAGGAGAACGTCATCATCGGTAAGCTCATCCCGGCCGGTACGGGTCTGTCCCGCTACCGCAACATCCGGGTCGAGCCGACCGAGGAGGCCAAGGCCGCGATGTACTCGGCCGTCGGCTACGACGACATCGACTACTCGCCGTTCGGCACGGGCTCCGGCCAGGCCGTTCCGCTGGAGGACTACGACTACGGTCCGTACAACCAGTAG
- a CDS encoding M48 family metalloprotease: MSQPPDPAVPPAPAYPGEPTYPGAAAPSSPSAGPPAAPPAYPGVPPQYPAPPAAPAYPATPATEPQYPGAAAAPAPAPPAYPTAEPAYPTAGTGTHPGPAPAYPNPAPAPPAYPTAEPAYPTTDPAQPTANTGTHPGPASAYPNPAPAPPAYPGAAPAHPATAPPYPTTGPAHPAAGPAHPAAGTAQTYPTPAPAPPAYPGPAGAAGGAAAHHVSAPAPPAPPGAPPQAPDPSADPAPAPDDLDYRHRGGRVLVAEHQRGADATAIGRLAVQVPGALVSLAVVSSIALGVFGTVVGWIVTLAWLFSGALVFHRPTELAFARHVLKLRLPTAEERARLEPVWREVTARAGIEAHTYELMVENSDELNAVAVAGHVVGVTTYALNRIPSSNLAAVLAHELGHHTGGHAWAGLLGYWYSLPGRIAWAVMRALARIAIAVSRVFSLAATGFVYLFLGMVVVAGFLGAWYITVPLVAAPYLLAYVGRRGELRADQQAAELGFARRLAEVIHHFRTEEEAAKAAAVAQGQKLQEPGTLARLLSTHPDHETRLNALEPYLRLHR; encoded by the coding sequence ATGTCCCAGCCCCCGGATCCAGCCGTACCGCCCGCTCCCGCGTATCCCGGCGAGCCGACGTACCCGGGCGCCGCCGCGCCCTCGTCCCCGAGCGCGGGCCCGCCCGCCGCTCCGCCCGCCTACCCCGGCGTACCGCCCCAGTACCCGGCTCCGCCGGCCGCGCCCGCGTACCCGGCCACACCTGCCACGGAACCGCAGTACCCGGGAGCGGCAGCCGCCCCGGCCCCCGCGCCCCCGGCCTACCCGACCGCCGAACCGGCATACCCCACCGCAGGCACCGGCACCCACCCCGGCCCGGCGCCGGCATACCCCAACCCGGCCCCCGCGCCCCCGGCCTACCCGACCGCCGAACCGGCCTACCCGACAACCGACCCCGCCCAGCCCACCGCAAACACCGGCACCCACCCGGGCCCGGCGTCGGCATACCCCAACCCGGCCCCCGCGCCCCCGGCCTACCCCGGAGCGGCACCGGCCCACCCCGCCACCGCTCCGCCCTACCCGACCACCGGCCCCGCGCACCCGGCGGCCGGCCCCGCCCACCCCGCCGCAGGCACCGCACAGACGTACCCGACCCCGGCCCCCGCGCCCCCGGCCTACCCAGGCCCCGCCGGAGCGGCGGGCGGGGCGGCGGCGCACCATGTGAGCGCCCCTGCGCCCCCGGCGCCGCCCGGCGCTCCCCCGCAGGCTCCGGACCCGTCCGCCGACCCCGCCCCCGCCCCTGACGACCTCGACTACCGGCACCGTGGCGGGCGGGTGCTCGTCGCCGAGCATCAGCGTGGGGCCGACGCCACGGCGATCGGGCGGCTGGCCGTGCAGGTGCCGGGGGCGCTGGTGAGTCTGGCCGTGGTCAGTTCGATCGCCCTCGGGGTGTTCGGCACCGTGGTGGGGTGGATCGTCACCCTGGCCTGGCTCTTCAGCGGCGCCCTCGTCTTCCACCGGCCCACCGAACTGGCGTTCGCACGGCACGTGCTCAAGCTCCGCCTGCCGACGGCCGAGGAGCGGGCCCGGCTGGAACCGGTCTGGCGGGAGGTGACCGCCCGGGCAGGCATCGAGGCGCACACGTACGAGCTGATGGTGGAGAACAGCGACGAGCTGAACGCCGTTGCCGTGGCCGGACACGTCGTCGGCGTCACCACGTACGCCCTGAACAGGATCCCCAGCAGCAACCTCGCCGCCGTACTCGCCCACGAGCTGGGCCACCACACCGGCGGCCACGCGTGGGCCGGATTGCTCGGCTACTGGTACTCGCTGCCCGGACGGATCGCCTGGGCCGTGATGCGCGCCCTGGCCCGGATCGCGATCGCCGTCTCCCGTGTGTTCTCGCTGGCCGCCACCGGGTTCGTGTACCTCTTCCTGGGCATGGTCGTGGTCGCCGGGTTCCTCGGCGCCTGGTACATCACGGTCCCGCTGGTCGCCGCCCCGTACCTGCTCGCCTACGTCGGCCGGCGCGGCGAGCTGCGCGCCGACCAGCAGGCCGCCGAGCTCGGTTTCGCCCGCCGGCTGGCCGAGGTGATCCACCACTTCCGGACGGAGGAGGAGGCGGCGAAGGCGGCGGCCGTGGCGCAGGGGCAGAAGCTGCAGGAGCCCGGCACCCTGGCCCGGCTGCTGTCCACGCACCCCGACCACGAGACCCGGCTGAACGCCCTGGAGCCGTATCTCCGGCTCCACCGCTGA
- a CDS encoding Pycsar system effector family protein, which produces MTVPDAGVAGGTSAERLLGELRGEIARADTKASVLVAALGLTAGVFTGLVSGRDWSPGELSVPGAAVWWGGAASLGLSLAALLLAVLPRYHSGAWASGRPLCYFGDIQQAVREGRLAEALADTDRDPAAALLAALTATSRIAACKHRWIRIGLLAFCAGAFLLPAAPLIG; this is translated from the coding sequence ATGACCGTCCCGGACGCCGGGGTGGCCGGCGGTACGTCCGCCGAGCGGCTGCTCGGCGAGCTGCGTGGTGAGATCGCGCGCGCCGACACCAAGGCGTCCGTGCTGGTGGCGGCGCTGGGACTGACGGCCGGTGTGTTCACCGGGCTGGTGTCCGGGCGGGACTGGTCGCCGGGCGAGTTGTCCGTGCCCGGTGCCGCCGTGTGGTGGGGCGGGGCCGCCTCGCTCGGACTGTCGCTGGCCGCGCTGCTGCTCGCCGTGCTGCCCCGCTACCACAGCGGCGCCTGGGCATCCGGGCGGCCGCTCTGCTACTTCGGCGACATCCAGCAGGCCGTGCGCGAGGGCCGCCTCGCCGAGGCGCTCGCCGACACCGACCGCGATCCCGCCGCCGCTCTGCTGGCGGCGCTCACCGCGACCAGCCGCATCGCCGCGTGCAAGCACCGCTGGATCCGCATCGGCCTGCTCGCCTTCTGCGCCGGCGCCTTCCTGCTGCCCGCCGCCCCGCTCATCGGCTGA